Proteins encoded within one genomic window of Argiope bruennichi chromosome 7, qqArgBrue1.1, whole genome shotgun sequence:
- the LOC129975789 gene encoding CXXC-type zinc finger protein 1-like — protein MSDSASEANTNSSNQKLHSYCKPPSKKLPDSDVEADDDEDCLYCICRTKDTNRFMIGCDSCNEWYHGDCISITEDYAKNIKQFFCLMCRERDPTLEIKFKEKKEKVEKKKSFEKFEIEYKRSVTFEDERRGKSARRCGECVACYRTEDCGRCDFCKDMRKFGGPNKIRQKCRQRQCMNFGLNLGKKPKEFFPSSQSDDTEDTEQILLPPEVPISYAKNSNDEDEDDDKDADYAPYNKRSHATKGSRHKRRSSKQTNRHRTRAEHRKKHNEKEKRDGKKDDSVQQCFGPGCIYAARPHSKYCSDECGMKLATNRIYEILPHRIQEWQRTICVADENNRKSLEKIRREQQEAKDRLSELNKKQEALDKIIEKAKSTLTATDQESVDGETEESEISIYCVTCGHEVSAKNALKHLEKCFNKYESQTSFGSYYQTNIEGTNIFCDFYNPQQRTYCKRLKILCPEHSKEPKVSDDEVCGCPLIDRSFETTGEFCRVLKKKCLRHYQWEKFRRAEIDLDKMRLLFKLDDLIEQERSVRQQMANRGGVLALMLHQTVTHDEMPKMES, from the coding sequence ATGAGTGATTCTGCGTCAGAGGCTAATACAAATTCATCTAATCAGAAACTACATAGTTATTGCAAGCCTCCCTCCAAGAAGTTGCCTGACAGTGATGTTGAGGCCGATGATGATGAGGATTGTTTGTACTGCATTTGTCGAACTAAAGACACCAATCGTTTCATGATCGGCTGCGACAGTTGTAATGAATGGTATCATGGAGACTGTATCAGCATAACAGAAgattatgctaaaaatattaagcaGTTTTTTTGTTTGATGTGTCGTGAACGAGATCCGACcttagaaatcaaatttaaggagaaaaaagagaaagttgaaaagaaaaaatcttttgaaaaatttgaaattgaatataaacgAAGTGTAACATTTGAAGATGAGCGACGTGGTAAGTCAGCGAGACGTTGCGGTGAATGCGTTGCATGTTACCGAACTGAAGATTGCGGACGATGCGACTTTTGCAAAGACATGCGAAAGTTTGGTGGACCTAATAAAATCAGACAAAAGTGTAGGCAAAGACAGTGCATGAATTTTGGCTTAAATCTTGGAAAAAAGCCTAAAGAATTCTTTCCTAGCTCTCAAAGTGATGACACTGAAGACACTGAACAAATTCTTTTACCACCAGAAGTGCCTATTTCTTAtgctaaaaattcaaatgatgaaGATGAAGATGATGACAAAGATGCTGATTATGCTCCTTATAATAAAAGATCTCATGCCACTAAAGGTTCTCGCCACAAGCGCAGATCAAGTAAACAAACGAATAGACATCGAACAAGAGCTGAGCACAGAAAGAAacacaatgaaaaagaaaaaagagatgGTAAAAAGGATGATTCTGTCCAGCAGTGCTTTGGGCCTGGTTGTATTTATGCTGCACGCCCTCACTCAAAGTATTGTTCTGATGAATGTGGGATGAAATTGGCCACCAATCGTATATATGAAATACTTCCTCACAGAATACAAGAGTGGCAAAGAACTATATGTGTAGCAGACGAAAACAACAGGAAATCCTTGGAAAAAATCCGTCGAGAACAGCAAGAAGCAAAAGATCGTTTGTCGGAATTAAATAAGAAACAGGAAGCTCTtgataaaatcattgaaaaagcTAAAAGCACTCTGACTGCTACAGATCAGGAAAGTGTAGATGGTGAGACTGAAGAATCAGAAATAAGTATTTATTGTGTAACTTGTGGACATGAAGTAAGTGCCAAAAACGCAttgaaacatttagaaaaatgtttcaataaatatgaaagtcAAACCTCTTTTGGATCATATTATCAAACTAATATTGAAGGAactaatattttttgtgatttttataatCCACAACAAAGAACATATTGTAAGCGTCTTAAAATTTTGTGTCCGGAACATTCAAAAGAACCTAAGGTTTCTGATGATGAAGTGTGTGGCTGTCCATTAATTGACAGATCATTTGAAACAACTGGAGAATTTTGTCGTgttctaaagaaaaaatgtttacgACATTATCAGTGGGAAAAATTTCGAAGAGCAGAAATAGATTTAGATAAAATGCGACTTCTCTTTAAGTTGGATGACTTGATTGAACAAGAACGTAGCGTACGTCAGCAAATGGCAAATCGTGGTGGAGTGTTAGCTTTGATGTTACATCAAACAGTCACACATGATGAAATGCCTAAAATGGAATCCTGA
- the LOC129976163 gene encoding D-beta-hydroxybutyrate dehydrogenase, mitochondrial-like — translation MDIWITLTFFVLAGLLTWISRRRTFVRPDGVAIFISGCDSGIGRKLAEYFAEMGCLVFAGCLDPNNLNSLPDNVRTVKLNLMDEDSVREAVAAVKSILVKEKKELWALVNNAGVCVYGPFEWQTARQRDWQVDVNLKGTMRLTRECIPLLRRSRGRIITVSSVNGNIAYPGLAVYSATKFALEGFSDALRIELGPRHGIRVIIVQPGDYARITSLMSNHKRHALEMWNDMASEEQEQVKTEFQKYHAAVLQNYGLSSPTSWERSPLLQDMKEAMFGENPSSRYLSAPFAHRLIYRALALSPHQYTDFLLIKIAKLVIDSADNGKNVSSL, via the exons ATGGACATCTGGATCACTCTCACCTTTTTCGTCTTGGCCGGTCTACTCACCTGGATATCCAGGAGAAGGACTTTCGTCCGGCCGGATGGTGTGGCTATCTTTATCAGCGGATGTGATTCCGGGATTGGAAGAAAACTTGCGGAATATTTCGCTGAAATGGGATGTTTAGTATTTGCTGGATGTCTCGATCCAAACAACTTGAATTCCTTGCCGGACAATGTCCGGACGGTCAAGCTGAATCTCATGGACGAAGACAGCGTCCGGGAAGCGGTGGCTGCAGTGAAAAGCATacttgtaaaagaaaagaaag AACTCTGGGCCCTGGTGAACAACGCCGGCGTGTGTGTGTACGGCCCGTTCGAGTGGCAGACTGCTCGACAGCGGGACTGGCAAGTGGACGTGAACCTCAAGGGGACGATGAGACTCACACGAGAGTGCATTCCATTGCTGCGAAGATCCAGAG gTCGCATTATAACTGTGAGTAGTGTCAACGGAAACATTGCCTATCCAGGTTTGGCAGTCTACAGCGCCACCAAGTTCGCCCTGGAAGGTTTCAGCGATGCTCTCAGAATCGAACTGGGTCCACGACATGGGATCCGGGTCATCATTGTCCAGCCAGGTGACTACGCCCGGATCACCTCACTCATGTCCAATCACAAGCGTCATGCCCTCGAAATGTGGAATGACATGGCAAGTGAGGAACAAGAACAAGTGAAGACAGAGTTTCAAAAATATCATGCCGCTGTTCTCCAGAATTATGGATTAAGCAGTCCTACTTCTTGGGAGAGATCGCCCCTCCTTCAGGATATGAAGGAGGCAATGTTTGGTGAAAATCCGTCCTCTAGGTATCTGTCTGCCCCTTTTGCCCACAGACTAATCTACAGAGCCCTGGCCTTGTCTCCTCATCAGTACACAGATTTTTTACTAATCAAAATAGCAAAGCTAGTGATCGATTCAGCAGATAATGGGAAAAACGTTTCATCTCtttaa